The genomic region GCAATTTTATCCATATACATATCCGGAGCATGCAGCATTTTGCCCCGATCTGTAACAGCTAAAACGGCTAAGGCATTCCAGACACCTAAAGCAACAATATCGGTTCCTTCCAGTGGATCTACCGCAATGTCCACTTCCGGACCATCGCCACTTCCCAGTCTTTCCCCGATATAGAGCATGGGAGCTTCATCTCTTTCTCCCTCTCCAATGACAACTCTTCCTTTCATCGGAATGGTGTCAAAAACCTTGCGCATGGCTGTTGTCGCTGCATCATCAGCCTCTTCTTTCTTTCCTCTTCCCATCCATCTGGCAGAGGCTAATGCCGCCGCCTCTGTTACACGAACGAGTTCCATTGTTAAACTTCTTTCCATGGTTGGTTCCTCCCCTGATTTTCTTTATCTCTTTATCTTTTTTATATTTTCTCTCATATCCCATGGAAACAATTTGGTTATGAATTCTGGAATTGTTCAGCTTCTTCCTCTGTCATATCTTCGCGCCATACATTGGCACCCAGCTGTTTTAATTTTCCTGTCAGATCTTCATAGCCTCTGTCAATATGCTCTAGCCCGGCAATTTCCGTGATCCCCTCTGCCACCAGGCCTGCAGCCACAAGTGCCGCCCCAGCCCGGAGATCGGTTGCTTTTACTTTTGCACCCTCCAGTTGTACGGGGCCGGCTACAACAGCTGAACTTCCCTCCACCTTTATATCTGCATTCATGCGCCGCAGTTCATCAATATGCTTCAGGCGTGACTGGTAAATCGTATCGGTGACAATTCCAGTTCCATCTGCCTGAGTCAGAAGAGTAGTAAACGGCTGCTGCAAGTCTGTCGGAAACCCCGGATAAACCAGAGTTTTAATATCAACACTTTTCATCCGCTTATTACCACGAACAATTAGTTGATCCTCAATAACATCAATAATGACCCCCATCTCCTGCAGTTTCGCAATAATGGACTCCAGGTGTGTCGGGATGACATTATCAATCAAAACCTCTTCGCCAATCGCAGCCGCAATAATCGTATAAGTGCCTGCTTCAATACGGTCAGGAATAATCGTATGCTGACAGCCACTCAGGTGATCAACCCCTTCTATTCGGATGACATCGGTTCCTGCCCCTTTAATCTTTGCACCCATACTGGTTAAAAGCGTGGCCACATCAATAATTTCCGGCTCTTTAGCTGCGTTTTCAATCACAGTTTTTCCTTTTGCCTTTACAGCTGCAAGCATAATATTGATGGTTGCGCCAACACTAACCACATCTAAATAAATTCTGGCCCCTGTTAATTCATCGGCTCGAAGGTAAATCGCTCCCTGCTCATTGGTGACCTTGGCTCCCAGGGCTTCAAATCCTTTAATGTGCTGATCAATCGGGCGCGGACCCAGATTACAACCACCCGGAAGACCGATCACTGCCTTTTTAAAACGCCCCAGCATGGCACCCATGAAATAATAGGAAGCACGGAGCTTTTTCACCTTCCCATTCGGCAAAGGCATGGAAATCATCGCTGAAGGATCAACGGTAATATCCTGTCCGGATTGATCCACCTCACCGCCGATTTCTTCCAGCAGGTTTCGTAAAATTTGTATATCCGATATATACGGAAGTCCCTCTATCGTTACCGGAGACTCAGCCAGAATGGTGGCAGGAATCAGCGCAACTGCACTGTTTTTCGCCCCGCTGATTCGCACTTCGCCTTTGAGAGACTTCCCGCCCTCCACTAACAATTTTTCCATCTTGATTACGCTCCTCTAACAACTGCCAAAAGTTGTAAATGGTTGTATCTATACTTTGCTATAGAATTTATACAATTATTTTTTACCATATCATAAGATTTATGCTTACTTCTGTTGATTCCAATCATTAAGAAATTTCTCAATTCCCTGATCAGTTAGTGGGTGCTTCACTAAACTTTTCAAAACCTTTAAAGGGACAGTGGCAATATGAGCACCGTTTTCAGCGGCTTCTGTAACGTGCATAGGATGGCGTATGGATGCTGCAATCATTTCTGTGTGGATATCGTGGATGTTGAAAATGTTAGATATTTGGGCGATTAAATCAATGCCATTGTGGCCAATGTCATCAAGCCGCCCAAGAAATGGAGACACATAAGTAGCGCCTGCACGGGCTGCCAGTAATGCCTGATTAGCGGAGAATACTAAGGTTACGTTGGTCTTAATATGCTTATCACTCAACGTTTTAACGGCTTTTAGTCCTTCAAGAGTCATGGGAACCTTAATGGTTATATTCGGTGCAATGGCTGCGAGTTCCTCTGCCTCTTTTAACATTCCGTCCGCATCCTCGGAAATGACCTCTGCACTGACAGAGCCGTCAACCTCAGCAGTGATTTCCTTTAAACGATCATGAAAAGACACACCCTCTTTAGCCACAAGGCTCGGGTTGGTCGTTACCCCTGCTAATACTCCGAGTGCTTTTGCTTCCCGAATCTCTTCTATACTTGCCGAATCGACAAAAAACTTCATGATATTCCCTCCCCTTTTCATTTCAATCATGCATGAAAAGGAAACCATCCCTCAGACGGCTTCCTTTTAAATAACTCAAGTTAAACGGCCCGACTGCATATCCGTTGTTCTTCGGCTTGTTAAGCATTTCTTTCATGGATCCTAATGGCATGACAGAGCCTCCCTATACACATACGAGCTGTCTTTGAGTTGATTCTGACACCCTTACTTTATGTAAATCTTATCACTTTTTTAGCATACCAAGACAGACCACCCTGTGCAACAAAAGGAGCGCCACTCTGCTGAATGAAATGTTCATAAAAACAGTATTTTAGCCTATTGGACATCCTGGGAGACATGCTGCTTTAACAGGCTTTTTATTTCAGCTACATCAAAGGGCTTCTCCAAAAACTTTTTTACATTCGATGGAGTTTCCTTTAAATCGGTCTCCTGAATGGTAAAACCACTCATTATACAGACCCCTGTTTCCTCGCCGAAGCGCTTTTCCAGTTCTTCAGCCACCTGCCTCCCATTCATGAAAGGCATATTATAATCCACAAAAACAAATGCAGGCTGTCCGGTTTCACATTCCTTCAGCATATCCTGGCCGTTTTCAAATTCCTTCACCTCATAGCCTGCATCTAAAATAATTTCTTTTAATAAAAAGCGTATGCCCATTTGGTCATCTACAATGTACATCATTTTTTTCCCCATCAACATCACCCTATGTCTAACATATTTAAACCGTTCACAGCACACACCTTTACATTTCGATATAATCAGAAAAATTCCTTTATATTTTTTACATATTTGGTGATTTTTGAAAGTTTTTGCTGGATGGGCTGAATCTTAAAAAAAGGCTGATACCAAAAGTGCCAGCATGGCACTTTCAGATCAGCCTTTGTGTATTCTTAATTCTTATGATTCAGGGATTCTTTAACAAAGTCACGGAATAATGGCTGCGGCTTTGTTGGTCTGGATTTGAATTCAGGATGGAACTGGGAAGCCACAAACCATGGATGATCTTTTAATTCAATAATTTCCACTAAACGGCCATCAGGGCTTGTCCCGGAAAATACAAATCCGTTTTCCTCCATTTGCTGACGGAATTGATTGTTAAATTCATACCGGTGACGGTGGCGCTCGTACACGACTTCATCCTGATAGGCTTCGTAGGCTTTCGTTCCTTTTTCAAGTTTACATGGATAAACACCGAGACGAAGGGTTCCACCTAAATCATCAATGTCTTTCTGCTCAGGAAGCAGGTCAATCACAGGCGCCTTCGTATCAGGTTTAAACTCTGATGAGTGAGCGTCCTTCATTCCTAATACGTGACGGGCAAACTCAACGGAAGCAAGCTGCATCCCTAAGCAAATTCCAAGGAAAGGAATGTGATGTTCTCTTGCGTATTTAGCCGTGGTTATCTTTCCTTCAATGCCCCGGTCACCAAATCCGCCCGGAACAAGAATTCCATCTGCCCCCTGTAAAACTTCGGCAACATTTTCTTCATGAACATCCTCGGCATTAATCCATTTAATGTCGATGTCTGAATTATAAGGATAGCCGGCATGCTTAAGCGCCTCAACAACGGATAAATAGGCATCCTGCAATTCAACATATTTACC from Virgibacillus sp. MSP4-1 harbors:
- a CDS encoding UDP-N-acetylglucosamine 1-carboxyvinyltransferase, which gives rise to MEKLLVEGGKSLKGEVRISGAKNSAVALIPATILAESPVTIEGLPYISDIQILRNLLEEIGGEVDQSGQDITVDPSAMISMPLPNGKVKKLRASYYFMGAMLGRFKKAVIGLPGGCNLGPRPIDQHIKGFEALGAKVTNEQGAIYLRADELTGARIYLDVVSVGATINIMLAAVKAKGKTVIENAAKEPEIIDVATLLTSMGAKIKGAGTDVIRIEGVDHLSGCQHTIIPDRIEAGTYTIIAAAIGEEVLIDNVIPTHLESIIAKLQEMGVIIDVIEDQLIVRGNKRMKSVDIKTLVYPGFPTDLQQPFTTLLTQADGTGIVTDTIYQSRLKHIDELRRMNADIKVEGSSAVVAGPVQLEGAKVKATDLRAGAALVAAGLVAEGITEIAGLEHIDRGYEDLTGKLKQLGANVWREDMTEEEAEQFQNS
- the fsa gene encoding fructose-6-phosphate aldolase encodes the protein MKFFVDSASIEEIREAKALGVLAGVTTNPSLVAKEGVSFHDRLKEITAEVDGSVSAEVISEDADGMLKEAEELAAIAPNITIKVPMTLEGLKAVKTLSDKHIKTNVTLVFSANQALLAARAGATYVSPFLGRLDDIGHNGIDLIAQISNIFNIHDIHTEMIAASIRHPMHVTEAAENGAHIATVPLKVLKSLVKHPLTDQGIEKFLNDWNQQK
- a CDS encoding response regulator, with translation MGKKMMYIVDDQMGIRFLLKEIILDAGYEVKEFENGQDMLKECETGQPAFVFVDYNMPFMNGRQVAEELEKRFGEETGVCIMSGFTIQETDLKETPSNVKKFLEKPFDVAEIKSLLKQHVSQDVQ